One Rickettsia prowazekii str. Breinl genomic region harbors:
- a CDS encoding RT0821/Lpp0805 family surface protein, producing MKLLSKIMIIALAASMLQACNGQSGMNKQGTGTLLGGAGGALLGSQFGQGKGQLVGVGVGALLGAVLGGQIGASMDEQDRRLLELTSQRALESAPSGSNIEWRNPDNGNHGYVTPNKTYRNSAGQYCREYTQTVIIGGKQQKTYGNACRQPDGQWQVVN from the coding sequence ATGAAACTATTATCTAAAATAATGATTATAGCTCTTGCAGCTTCTATGTTACAAGCTTGTAATGGTCAGAGTGGTATGAACAAACAAGGTACCGGTACACTTCTTGGTGGCGCAGGAGGTGCATTACTTGGTTCTCAATTCGGTCAAGGTAAAGGACAACTTGTCGGAGTAGGTGTAGGCGCATTACTTGGGGCAGTTCTTGGTGGACAAATCGGCGCAAGTATGGATGAGCAGGATAGAAGACTTCTAGAACTAACATCACAAAGAGCTTTAGAATCTGCACCTAGCGGTAGTAACATAGAATGGCGCAATCCAGATAACGGCAATCATGGTTACGTCACACCTAATAAAACTTATAGGAACAGTGCAGGTCAATATTGCCGTGAATACACTCAAACAGTTATAATAGGCGGAAAACAACAAAAAACATATGGTAATGCATGCCGTCAACCTGATGGGCAATGGCAAGTTGTGAATTAA
- a CDS encoding cation diffusion facilitator family transporter produces the protein MNNSHHRLIKSVSYLSVTTALIILIIKLYAWVVTSSQSILASLIDSMLDITSSFINLVALRFALQPPDHYHRFGHEKMQDLTIFSQSIFFFASAFFVGFASVKSLFIKTKPENISDGTIIMYLCMFLTIILVLYQTYVIKKTGSEIVKADKLHYFTDLLTNVIVIISINLSDYFWFVDPLFGVVISLYIFHSSYSLFKKAFKNLVDHELPEQDRQKIISIVNNHSGVKGMHEMKTRYAAQKAFIQCHLEMDGNISLYSAHKISDEIAFEILQKFPEAEIIIHQDPFGIEEHVNYREYIVR, from the coding sequence ATGAATAATAGCCATCATCGATTAATAAAATCTGTATCTTATTTATCGGTTACTACAGCATTAATTATTTTAATTATAAAATTATATGCTTGGGTTGTTACCAGTTCACAATCAATACTTGCTTCTTTAATTGATTCGATGCTTGATATAACTTCCTCCTTTATTAATTTAGTAGCCTTAAGATTTGCATTGCAACCACCTGATCATTATCACAGGTTTGGGCATGAAAAAATGCAAGATTTAACTATTTTTTCTCAATCAATATTTTTCTTCGCTTCTGCCTTTTTTGTAGGATTTGCTTCGGTTAAATCTTTATTTATAAAAACAAAACCGGAGAATATTAGCGATGGTACTATTATAATGTATTTATGTATGTTCTTAACAATTATTTTAGTGCTTTATCAAACTTATGTAATTAAAAAAACAGGATCAGAAATAGTAAAAGCTGATAAACTTCATTATTTTACGGATTTACTAACTAATGTTATAGTCATTATCTCTATAAATTTAAGTGATTATTTTTGGTTTGTTGATCCATTATTTGGGGTAGTTATTTCGTTATATATATTTCACTCTTCTTACTCTTTATTTAAAAAGGCATTTAAAAATTTAGTTGATCATGAATTACCTGAACAAGATAGACAAAAAATTATCTCGATAGTTAATAATCACTCAGGTGTAAAAGGTATGCACGAAATGAAAACTAGGTATGCTGCTCAAAAAGCTTTTATTCAGTGCCATTTGGAAATGGATGGGAATATATCGCTTTATAGTGCTCATAAAATTAGCGATGAGATTGCTTTTGAAATATTGCAGAAATTCCCAGAAGCTGAAATAATTATTCACCAAGATCCTTTTGGTATTGAAGAACATGTAAATTACCGTGAATATATTGTTAGATAA
- a CDS encoding nucleoside deaminase: MEQALKQARLAFDKNEVPVGVVIVCRLNQKIIVSSHNNIEEKKNPLCHAEIIAINTACNLISSKNLNDYDIYVTLEPCAMCASAISHSRLKRLFYGASDSKHGAVESNLRYFNSNSCFYRPEIYSGILSEHSRFLMQEFFQRIRSAID; encoded by the coding sequence ATGGAGCAAGCTTTAAAACAAGCACGGCTCGCTTTTGATAAAAATGAAGTCCCAGTTGGAGTAGTAATTGTATGTAGGTTGAATCAAAAAATCATTGTTAGTAGTCATAATAATATCGAAGAGAAAAAAAATCCCCTTTGTCATGCTGAAATTATTGCTATTAATACAGCATGTAATCTTATATCGTCTAAAAATTTAAATGATTACGATATTTATGTTACTTTAGAACCTTGTGCTATGTGTGCGTCTGCTATATCTCATAGCAGATTAAAACGTTTATTTTATGGAGCTTCTGACTCCAAACATGGAGCGGTTGAAAGTAATTTACGATATTTTAACAGTAATTCTTGTTTTTATAGGCCAGAAATATATAGTGGGATTCTTTCTGAACATTCTAGGTTCTTAATGCAAGAATTTTTTCAAAGGATACGATCTGCTATAGATTAA
- a CDS encoding heme ABC transporter permease — MLKLLTPYYFNKLSRIIIPILAVSTLVMMIIALYLALIVSPIDYQQGEFVRIMYVHVPASWMALGIYVFMAICSFSYLVWKTTISYLLAVASSDIGAIFTLISLVTGSLWGKPIWGTWWVWDARLTSMLILFLLYLSYIIIVNSVDNIRKAQNPASIIALIGLINIPIIKFSVNIWYSLHQPASVLRLGSPTIHASMLKPLITMFISFILYFLLVLLLRTVILIDKIKNR; from the coding sequence ATGCTAAAACTATTAACACCTTATTATTTTAATAAATTATCAAGGATTATAATACCTATATTAGCTGTTTCTACTCTTGTAATGATGATTATAGCGCTTTATTTAGCACTTATAGTTTCGCCTATAGATTATCAGCAAGGTGAATTTGTACGCATTATGTATGTTCATGTACCTGCTTCTTGGATGGCTCTTGGTATTTATGTTTTCATGGCAATATGTAGCTTTAGTTATTTAGTATGGAAAACAACTATTAGCTATTTGCTAGCCGTAGCATCTAGTGATATTGGAGCTATTTTTACTTTGATTAGCTTAGTAACAGGCTCTTTATGGGGGAAGCCTATATGGGGAACATGGTGGGTTTGGGATGCGCGACTGACATCGATGTTAATATTATTTTTATTATATCTCAGTTATATTATTATAGTAAATAGTGTAGATAATATAAGGAAAGCACAAAATCCTGCTTCTATTATTGCTCTTATTGGGCTTATTAATATACCGATAATAAAATTCTCAGTAAACATTTGGTACAGTCTACATCAACCTGCTAGTGTTTTAAGATTAGGGAGTCCAACTATTCATGCTTCAATGTTAAAGCCTTTAATTACTATGTTTATTAGTTTTATATTATATTTTCTATTAGTATTACTTTTAAGAACTGTTATATTAATCGACAAAATCAAAAATAGATAA
- the fdxA gene encoding ferredoxin FdxA, whose product MTYVVTDECVKCKYTDCVEVCPVDCFYEGEFMLVINPDECIDCGVCVPDCPIDAIKPESPELIEWVERAKDFIENHGWKNITKKKCALPGADKFKDEKDKFNKYIIKKT is encoded by the coding sequence ATGACTTATGTTGTAACTGATGAATGCGTAAAATGTAAATATACAGATTGCGTTGAAGTATGTCCCGTAGATTGTTTCTATGAGGGTGAATTTATGCTAGTTATCAACCCTGATGAATGTATAGATTGTGGTGTATGCGTTCCTGATTGTCCTATAGATGCTATTAAACCTGAATCACCTGAGTTAATAGAATGGGTAGAACGTGCAAAAGATTTTATAGAAAATCATGGATGGAAAAATATTACCAAAAAAAAATGCGCTTTGCCTGGTGCCGATAAATTTAAAGATGAGAAAGATAAATTTAATAAATACATCATAAAAAAAACATGA
- a CDS encoding outer membrane protein — protein sequence MKKLLLIATASATILSSSVSFAECIDNEWYLRADAGVAMFNKEQDKATGVKLKSNKAIPIDLGIGYYISENVRADLTLGTTIGGKLKKYGAATNTHFTGTNVSVSHKPTVTRLLINGYVDLTSFDMFDVFVGGGVGPALVKEKISGVSGLASNTKNKTNVSYKLIFGTSAQIADGVKVELAYSWINDGKTKTHNVMYKGASVQTGGMRYQSHNLTVGVRFGI from the coding sequence ATGAAAAAGTTACTTTTAATTGCTACTGCAAGTGCAACAATTTTATCTTCTAGTGTATCGTTTGCAGAGTGCATTGATAATGAATGGTATTTAAGAGCAGATGCAGGTGTAGCAATGTTTAATAAAGAACAAGATAAGGCAACAGGTGTTAAATTAAAATCTAATAAGGCTATTCCAATTGATTTGGGTATTGGTTATTATATTTCTGAAAATGTACGTGCTGATTTAACTTTAGGAACTACAATAGGTGGAAAACTCAAGAAATACGGAGCAGCAACTAATACACATTTTACTGGTACTAACGTTTCAGTGAGCCATAAGCCTACTGTTACACGTTTGCTTATTAACGGTTATGTAGACTTAACAAGTTTTGATATGTTTGATGTTTTCGTTGGTGGTGGTGTCGGTCCTGCATTAGTGAAAGAGAAAATTAGTGGGGTAAGCGGTCTTGCATCTAACACTAAAAATAAAACCAATGTATCATATAAGCTGATTTTCGGTACTTCTGCGCAAATTGCAGATGGTGTTAAAGTAGAGCTAGCATATAGCTGGATAAATGATGGTAAAACAAAAACTCATAATGTAATGTACAAAGGGGCAAGTGTGCAAACCGGTGGTATGCGTTATCAAAGTCATAACCTGACAGTAGGTGTAAGATTTGGTATATAA
- a CDS encoding outer membrane beta-barrel protein translates to MKKLLLIAATSTALLTSGISFADHDMNCSVDSSTNTSMSSSIEKQWYLKLNAGGVMFNKTKPKGKDFKLKTNTGFIGNVGVGYYIMDNLRTDLTIGAVTSAHLKKSTTGKSSAGSSSTKSIKHKPTIVSALLNGYVDFIDLSMFKVFAGAGVGLAMVKEKVTGKEAIAIVSDKNTTSKDHNHNTKNKTNFVYQLSLGTSFELAQGIKVELAYAWIDYGKTKTITKTIHGVQYKYGGTRYKGSNLMAGLRFDM, encoded by the coding sequence ATGAAAAAATTACTTTTAATAGCTGCTACAAGTACAGCGCTTTTAACTTCTGGCATTTCATTTGCTGATCATGATATGAATTGTTCTGTAGATTCATCTACTAATACATCGATGTCATCATCTATAGAAAAGCAATGGTATTTAAAGCTTAATGCTGGTGGGGTTATGTTTAATAAAACAAAACCTAAAGGTAAAGATTTTAAATTAAAAACTAACACAGGTTTTATTGGTAATGTCGGTGTAGGTTATTATATAATGGATAATTTAAGAACCGATTTAACAATTGGAGCAGTAACAAGTGCTCATTTGAAGAAATCAACAACTGGAAAAAGTAGCGCAGGTAGTAGCTCAACTAAATCAATAAAACATAAGCCTACTATCGTAAGTGCGTTACTTAACGGTTATGTAGACTTCATCGATTTAAGTATGTTTAAAGTTTTTGCTGGTGCTGGTGTTGGGCTTGCAATGGTAAAAGAAAAAGTTACAGGAAAAGAAGCCATTGCGATTGTTAGTGATAAAAATACAACTTCTAAGGATCATAATCACAATACTAAAAATAAAACAAATTTTGTTTATCAATTATCTTTAGGTACTTCATTTGAACTAGCACAAGGTATTAAAGTAGAGCTAGCTTATGCTTGGATAGATTACGGTAAAACTAAAACCATTACTAAAACCATTCATGGGGTTCAGTATAAATATGGTGGAACACGTTATAAAGGTAGTAACTTAATGGCAGGATTAAGATTTGATATGTAA
- a CDS encoding DciA family protein: MKLIKEDIDKIVRRIFAKQHPLLPKIMINWHKIVGFNFSTKALPLKIKTYTYKNQKINILLIQAEDNATAAELPYYQDIILERIKIYLGFEAIHQMNVTFYKAKSKVR, translated from the coding sequence ATGAAACTAATTAAAGAGGATATTGATAAAATAGTTAGACGTATATTTGCAAAGCAACATCCCTTACTGCCTAAAATCATGATTAACTGGCATAAAATAGTGGGGTTTAACTTCAGCACTAAAGCATTACCTTTAAAAATTAAAACTTACACTTATAAAAATCAAAAGATTAATATACTGTTGATACAAGCAGAAGATAATGCTACTGCAGCAGAATTACCTTATTATCAAGATATTATTCTAGAACGTATTAAAATTTATTTAGGATTCGAAGCAATACATCAAATGAACGTAACGTTTTATAAAGCAAAATCTAAGGTAAGATAA
- a CDS encoding MraY family glycosyltransferase, which produces MNINSYSALFIFSFIATTILTYILTKYLPTIGLVDVPSNRRSHNKITPRGGGLAIVIVVMIALSGFEYIMSHNLVNSIKILPLLLVIASISFLDDLKAVPILIRLIVHLICAACAILFFTQINSHILIHNILIIALSGFINIYNFMDGIDGMSCVESIHLSSTMLVLCFLQFSIIDNPYFIASVNVIILGCSCGFLIFNWHPAKIFLGDVGSISLGFLTGLCLLLLALTSTNLFIACVIASLYYMTDAVLTILIRLLNKEKIWQPHLKHFFQKAVQKGKSHKQVVSIIAICNIFLMIISVISLNFPVISIMLAIAVITLTMHSLLK; this is translated from the coding sequence ATGAATATAAATAGCTATAGTGCATTATTTATTTTTTCTTTTATTGCGACCACTATATTAACATATATATTAACAAAATATCTTCCTACAATAGGTTTGGTTGATGTGCCAAGTAATCGTCGCTCTCATAATAAGATAACACCTCGCGGGGGTGGTCTTGCTATTGTAATTGTTGTGATGATTGCTTTGAGTGGCTTTGAATATATTATGAGTCATAACCTTGTTAATTCAATAAAAATATTACCTTTATTATTAGTAATTGCATCTATTTCTTTTTTAGATGACTTAAAAGCTGTACCTATTCTAATTCGCTTAATAGTTCACTTAATTTGCGCAGCTTGTGCTATTTTGTTTTTTACACAAATAAACTCACATATACTAATACATAATATTTTGATTATAGCTTTAAGTGGCTTTATCAATATATATAATTTTATGGATGGTATAGATGGTATGAGTTGTGTAGAATCTATCCATCTATCTAGCACTATGCTTGTATTATGTTTTTTACAATTTTCGATTATTGATAACCCATATTTTATAGCTAGTGTAAATGTTATTATTCTTGGTTGTTCTTGCGGTTTTTTAATATTTAATTGGCATCCAGCAAAAATATTTTTAGGAGATGTTGGGAGTATTAGCCTTGGATTCTTAACGGGTCTTTGTTTACTACTGCTTGCTCTTACAAGCACTAATTTATTTATAGCTTGTGTTATTGCAAGTTTATATTATATGACTGATGCAGTACTAACAATATTAATTCGACTACTAAATAAAGAAAAAATTTGGCAGCCTCATTTAAAGCATTTTTTTCAAAAAGCAGTACAAAAAGGTAAATCTCATAAACAAGTAGTATCGATTATAGCAATTTGTAATATATTTTTAATGATCATATCAGTTATATCTTTAAATTTTCCTGTAATATCTATAATGCTTGCAATAGCTGTAATAACTTTAACCATGCACAGTTTATTAAAATGA
- the map gene encoding type I methionyl aminopeptidase, which translates to MTIKIHTEKDFIKMRAAGKLAAETLDFITDHVKPNVTTNSLNDLCHNFITSHNAIPAPLNYKGFPKSICTSINHVVCHGIPNDKPLKNGDIVNIDVTVILDGWYGDTSRMYYVGDVAIKPKRLIQVTYDAMMKGIEVVRPGAKLGDIGYAIQSYAEKHNYSVVRDYTGHGIGRVFHDKPSILNYGRNGTGLTLKEGMFFTVEPMINAGNYDTILSKLDGWTVTTRDKSLSAQFEHTIGVTKDGFEIFTLSPKKLDYPPY; encoded by the coding sequence ATGACTATAAAAATCCACACTGAAAAAGATTTTATAAAGATGCGGGCAGCAGGAAAATTAGCTGCAGAGACACTCGATTTTATTACTGATCACGTCAAACCTAATGTCACTACTAATAGCTTGAATGACCTTTGTCATAATTTTATTACTTCTCATAATGCAATTCCTGCACCGTTAAATTACAAAGGCTTTCCAAAATCGATTTGTACTTCTATAAATCATGTAGTTTGTCACGGAATTCCAAATGATAAACCATTAAAAAATGGTGATATAGTAAATATTGATGTTACGGTAATTTTAGATGGCTGGTATGGTGATACTAGTCGTATGTATTACGTCGGTGACGTAGCAATTAAACCAAAGCGTCTTATTCAAGTAACTTATGATGCAATGATGAAAGGAATTGAAGTAGTGAGACCAGGTGCTAAACTCGGCGATATCGGGTATGCAATTCAAAGTTATGCCGAGAAACATAATTATTCTGTGGTTAGAGATTATACGGGTCACGGTATTGGAAGAGTTTTTCATGATAAACCTTCAATATTAAATTACGGCCGCAACGGCACAGGTCTAACGTTAAAAGAAGGAATGTTTTTTACTGTTGAACCTATGATAAATGCAGGTAATTATGACACTATATTAAGTAAATTAGATGGATGGACAGTGACCACGCGTGATAAATCATTATCGGCACAATTTGAGCATACTATAGGCGTGACTAAAGATGGCTTTGAAATATTTACATTATCACCTAAAAAACTTGATTATCCTCCATACTAA
- a CDS encoding DNA translocase FtsK, translated as MLFYINKILSNNKVQAVILWIIGLAIVIVLMSYNIDDPSFNSVTTEYPSNLIGIVGAYLSDFLYQFFGLTSFIIPLACFIWGRNCWYGRYRSAFIRIFVVLLALISSSTLLSKIKLELIPASAGGAIGIIVSNFCERFINQLYLLLIFPTFIILVVLLEIKFTAISNFMIKLSKFLTYWILLFFNYVLPRLSLIGLFPIKNNDKLNITSFYQKPASGKVKFTEEASLIPANPIKCFIKPVCTKISQNQIASLPPISLLCDPKNNHVKGASSSELKQKAEELLTVLNDFGVKGQIININQGPVVTQYEFEPAAGTKTSRVVGLSDDIARSLSALSTRIAVIPGKNVLGIELPNKQREFFCLKELIETNEYQDKSILLPLVLGKDLAGKPLIADLAKMPHLLVAGTTGSGKSVGINAMIVSLLYRYTPEECRFIMIDPKMLELSAYDGIPHLLTPVVTEPSKAVIALKWAVKEMENRYRMMSNIGVKNIAGYNAKILEAVKENRVIERPIQTGFDPETGKPIYETVTMNMVKLPYIVVIVDEMADLMLVSGKDIEMLIQRLAQMARAAGIHIIMATQRPSVDVITGVIKANFPSRISFKVTSKIDSRTILGEQGSEQLLGMGDMLFMGNTSKISRVHGPFVNEAEIAKITEYLKETSMPVYISAVTEQPEENYSSIDIGDGSIDEVLYKKAVQIVRNERKSSISYIQRSLRIGYNKAANLVEKMEKDGIVSSPNHTGKREILLPEM; from the coding sequence ATGCTATTTTACATAAATAAAATCCTTTCAAACAATAAGGTGCAAGCTGTTATCTTGTGGATAATAGGACTTGCTATTGTGATTGTTCTTATGTCATATAATATAGATGATCCGTCTTTTAACTCCGTTACAACAGAATATCCTAGTAATTTAATCGGAATCGTTGGTGCTTATTTATCAGATTTTTTATATCAATTTTTTGGATTAACTTCTTTTATTATACCTCTTGCTTGTTTTATTTGGGGAAGAAATTGTTGGTATGGAAGATATCGTAGCGCATTTATACGTATATTTGTAGTGTTACTTGCTCTTATTAGCAGTAGCACATTATTATCTAAGATTAAGCTAGAATTAATACCAGCGAGTGCAGGTGGTGCTATCGGAATAATAGTTTCCAATTTTTGTGAGCGATTTATAAATCAATTGTATTTATTATTAATATTCCCTACTTTTATTATATTAGTGGTTTTACTTGAAATTAAATTTACTGCTATAAGTAATTTTATGATTAAATTAAGTAAATTTTTAACCTATTGGATACTATTATTTTTTAATTATGTATTACCACGATTATCCTTAATAGGATTATTTCCTATTAAAAACAATGATAAGTTAAATATAACTTCTTTTTATCAAAAGCCTGCAAGTGGAAAAGTCAAATTCACTGAAGAAGCAAGTTTAATACCTGCAAATCCTATAAAATGTTTTATCAAACCTGTATGTACTAAGATATCTCAAAACCAAATAGCATCATTGCCACCTATTTCATTATTATGTGATCCTAAAAATAATCATGTAAAAGGAGCTTCTTCCTCAGAGCTTAAGCAAAAAGCCGAAGAGTTATTAACTGTATTGAATGATTTTGGAGTTAAAGGGCAGATAATTAATATTAATCAAGGACCAGTGGTTACTCAATATGAATTTGAGCCAGCAGCAGGAACTAAAACATCAAGGGTAGTAGGATTATCTGATGATATAGCACGCTCACTATCTGCTTTATCAACAAGGATAGCGGTGATACCAGGTAAAAACGTACTTGGTATTGAGCTTCCTAATAAGCAGCGCGAATTCTTTTGTTTAAAAGAGCTTATAGAGACAAATGAATATCAGGATAAATCAATTTTATTGCCGTTAGTATTGGGTAAAGATTTAGCTGGCAAACCACTAATTGCTGATCTTGCTAAAATGCCTCATTTATTAGTAGCAGGAACCACTGGTTCAGGTAAATCCGTTGGTATTAATGCGATGATAGTGTCACTTTTATACCGCTATACTCCTGAAGAATGCCGTTTTATCATGATTGACCCGAAAATGCTTGAATTATCAGCTTATGACGGAATACCACATTTGCTAACTCCTGTGGTAACAGAACCTTCTAAGGCAGTAATTGCTCTTAAATGGGCAGTGAAAGAAATGGAAAATCGCTATCGAATGATGAGCAATATAGGTGTTAAGAATATTGCAGGTTATAATGCAAAAATCTTAGAAGCGGTTAAAGAGAATAGAGTAATTGAGCGTCCTATTCAAACAGGTTTTGACCCTGAAACTGGTAAACCTATTTATGAAACAGTTACGATGAATATGGTAAAACTACCTTACATTGTGGTTATTGTTGATGAGATGGCAGATTTAATGTTAGTTTCTGGTAAGGATATTGAAATGCTGATTCAAAGGCTCGCTCAAATGGCGAGAGCAGCAGGTATTCATATTATCATGGCGACGCAAAGACCTTCTGTAGACGTTATTACCGGTGTCATTAAAGCAAATTTCCCAAGTCGGATTAGCTTTAAAGTTACCTCTAAAATTGATAGCCGAACGATTTTAGGTGAACAAGGTTCAGAGCAGTTATTAGGTATGGGTGATATGTTATTTATGGGTAACACTTCTAAGATCAGCAGGGTACACGGACCGTTTGTTAATGAAGCTGAAATTGCGAAAATTACAGAATATTTGAAAGAGACTAGTATGCCTGTATATATATCTGCAGTTACAGAGCAACCTGAAGAAAACTATAGTAGCATTGATATCGGTGACGGATCAATTGATGAGGTACTTTACAAAAAAGCAGTACAGATAGTGCGTAATGAACGTAAATCCTCCATTAGCTATATCCAAAGGTCACTTAGAATCGGCTATAATAAGGCTGCAAACTTAGTTGAAAAGATGGAAAAAGATGGGATAGTTTCGTCTCCTAACCATACAGGTAAAAGAGAGATATTACTACCTGAGATGTAA
- a CDS encoding UbiD family decarboxylase, which yields MSFRDLPEFLKFLVKNGQLKRISTTVKTDLEITEISRRVLAQGGPALLFENVIKADGSKSTIPVVTNLYASIKRICIGLNLKSPAELRELGALLAFLKQPQIPESFKETLSILPLAKRIFSMSPKTIAKGACHEVVIVKPNINILPIQKCWPEDISPLITWGIVVTKGPTKDRVDHYNLGIYRMQVVSENKLLMRWLKLRGGAEHHKRWKTKKKELFPAAVVIGANPVITLAAVTPIPENVSEYNFAGLLGNKKIELVQCKTIDLKVPAHSEIVLEGYVSLAEYLPEGPFGDHTGYYNDVEEFPIFTVTAITMKKKPIYLSTYTGKPPDEPAILGEALNEIFIPILHQQFPEIVDFWFPPEGCSYRVVVVSIKKSYPGHAKRIMLGIWSYLRQFMYNKFIIVVDDDIDVRNWQEVIWAIATRSDPKRDTSFIDNSPIDYLDFASPKSGLGSKMGIDATDKMYPETNRKWGKKIEMSQEVIDKIDSMWDGLNI from the coding sequence ATGAGTTTTAGAGATTTACCGGAGTTTTTAAAATTTTTAGTAAAAAACGGTCAATTAAAGCGTATTTCTACCACAGTTAAAACTGATCTAGAAATTACTGAGATTAGCAGAAGAGTCTTAGCACAAGGTGGGCCTGCATTACTTTTTGAAAATGTTATAAAAGCTGATGGAAGTAAATCCACTATACCAGTAGTAACTAATCTTTATGCTAGTATCAAACGCATTTGTATAGGGCTTAATCTTAAGTCTCCAGCAGAATTAAGAGAACTTGGCGCTTTACTTGCATTTCTTAAGCAGCCACAAATACCAGAATCTTTTAAGGAAACATTGTCTATTTTACCATTGGCTAAGCGTATTTTTTCTATGTCACCTAAAACAATAGCAAAAGGAGCTTGTCATGAAGTAGTCATTGTTAAACCGAATATCAATATATTGCCAATTCAAAAATGTTGGCCTGAGGATATTTCACCTTTAATTACTTGGGGGATAGTAGTTACTAAAGGTCCAACAAAAGATAGGGTGGATCATTATAATCTTGGAATATATAGAATGCAGGTTGTGTCAGAAAATAAACTATTAATGCGTTGGTTGAAATTACGTGGTGGAGCAGAGCATCATAAACGTTGGAAGACAAAAAAGAAAGAGCTATTCCCTGCTGCTGTAGTGATTGGCGCAAATCCTGTGATCACTTTAGCGGCTGTTACGCCTATACCTGAGAATGTTTCAGAGTATAATTTTGCTGGTTTACTTGGTAATAAAAAAATAGAGCTGGTACAATGCAAGACTATTGATTTAAAAGTACCTGCACATAGTGAAATAGTGTTAGAAGGCTATGTAAGTTTGGCGGAATATTTACCAGAAGGTCCTTTTGGCGATCATACAGGATATTATAATGATGTTGAGGAATTCCCTATATTTACGGTGACTGCAATCACAATGAAGAAAAAACCTATATATTTAAGTACTTATACTGGAAAACCACCTGATGAACCTGCAATCTTAGGTGAAGCATTAAATGAAATTTTTATTCCTATATTGCACCAACAGTTTCCAGAAATAGTTGATTTTTGGTTTCCACCTGAAGGTTGTTCATATAGAGTTGTAGTAGTATCGATTAAAAAATCTTATCCTGGTCATGCTAAAAGAATAATGCTTGGGATTTGGTCTTACTTACGGCAATTTATGTATAATAAGTTTATTATAGTTGTAGATGATGATATTGATGTTCGTAATTGGCAAGAAGTTATTTGGGCAATAGCTACAAGAAGTGATCCAAAACGTGATACAAGTTTTATAGATAATTCTCCTATAGATTATTTGGATTTTGCATCGCCGAAGTCAGGGCTTGGTAGTAAGATGGGTATAGATGCAACAGATAAAATGTATCC